In Acinetobacter sp. WCHAc010034, a genomic segment contains:
- a CDS encoding AMP-binding protein, whose amino-acid sequence MIKKLFDSIAYHARYSPEREALVTADQTVSYADLQMQVEHLAAELMQMKSENLAIFGSNSIEWIVMDLAAKKANITVVPIPLFFSKNQIQHLLNDSRTDTIFMPAAFGNASEGGEWLEELKASKTIKHISAANAVKGQFIHLADKRELIAHSQASSDSVKPSKITYTSGSTGTPKGVCLGEDTIDSITQSLSNALASRQLGRHLCLIPFATLLENIAGIYVALSMGRSLMAGDVSQFGLISNHEFKVQNFADAVNEYQIESVILLPQMLKAIVEYISVHSPEDFSSLKFIAVGGGKVAPDLLMQCEKLGLPVYEGYGLSECASVVSLNLPNAIKIGSVGRPLPHVEVKITPSGEVLVKGNAMQGYLNELPASQYIHTGDAGFFDEDGYLFITGRIKQIIVSSFGRNVSPEWVESNSASEPEINQIAVFGEAQPHLSAVIYAKDSVSNSMVDQAIQKANARMPDYARIQHWCRAEEPFSLANEMLTDNGKLRRNAIQQRFKADLLLN is encoded by the coding sequence ATGATAAAAAAATTATTTGATTCAATTGCCTATCATGCAAGATATAGCCCGGAAAGAGAGGCGCTGGTGACTGCGGATCAAACGGTTAGCTATGCTGATTTGCAAATGCAAGTTGAACATCTGGCTGCTGAACTGATGCAGATGAAAAGCGAAAATCTTGCGATTTTCGGGAGCAACAGCATCGAATGGATTGTGATGGATCTGGCTGCAAAAAAAGCCAATATAACGGTTGTTCCGATTCCGCTGTTTTTCAGCAAAAATCAGATCCAGCATCTGCTCAATGATAGCCGCACAGATACAATTTTCATGCCTGCTGCATTCGGTAATGCTAGTGAGGGGGGTGAATGGCTGGAAGAGCTGAAAGCCAGCAAGACCATAAAGCATATTTCAGCTGCAAATGCTGTAAAGGGTCAATTTATCCATTTGGCTGATAAAAGAGAGCTGATTGCACATAGCCAAGCAAGTTCAGATTCTGTAAAGCCGTCGAAAATAACCTATACATCAGGCAGTACTGGAACACCTAAAGGTGTCTGTCTGGGAGAGGATACCATTGATTCAATTACACAATCTCTGAGCAATGCGCTGGCTTCACGCCAGCTGGGGCGCCATTTATGCCTTATTCCTTTTGCCACGCTGCTGGAAAACATAGCGGGAATATATGTGGCACTGAGCATGGGCAGATCATTGATGGCAGGAGATGTGAGTCAATTCGGGTTAATTTCAAATCATGAATTTAAAGTCCAGAATTTCGCTGATGCCGTAAATGAATATCAAATTGAAAGCGTCATTCTGCTGCCGCAAATGCTTAAAGCCATTGTGGAATACATTTCAGTGCACAGTCCTGAGGATTTCAGCAGCTTGAAATTCATTGCCGTCGGCGGCGGAAAAGTTGCTCCAGATTTGCTGATGCAGTGTGAAAAGCTCGGGCTTCCAGTATATGAGGGCTATGGCTTATCTGAATGCGCTTCTGTGGTGAGTCTGAATTTACCCAATGCAATTAAAATAGGAAGTGTAGGCCGGCCATTGCCCCATGTGGAAGTCAAAATAACTCCAAGTGGGGAGGTGCTGGTCAAGGGTAATGCCATGCAGGGCTATCTGAATGAACTCCCTGCAAGCCAGTATATCCATACCGGTGATGCGGGTTTTTTTGATGAAGACGGCTACTTATTCATCACCGGGCGCATTAAGCAGATTATTGTCAGCAGTTTTGGCCGGAATGTCTCTCCGGAATGGGTGGAATCCAATAGCGCAAGTGAGCCTGAAATTAATCAGATTGCTGTTTTTGGTGAAGCGCAGCCGCATTTATCCGCTGTGATTTATGCCAAAGATTCAGTATCAAACAGTATGGTTGATCAGGCAATACAAAAAGCCAATGCCCGCATGCCGGATTATGCCCGCATTCAGCATTGGTGCCGCGCTGAAGAGCCGTTTTCTTTAGCAAATGAAATGCTGACAGATAATGGAAAATTGCGCAGAAATGCTATTCAGCAGCGCTTTAAGGCAGATTTGTTGCTGAATTAG
- a CDS encoding efflux RND transporter permease subunit, which yields MLKRIIAFSLSQRILMLLLGFTISVAGYLAFTKLPIDAFPDVSSTQVQIVMKSPGMTPEEVESRIVMPIEQDMLGIPHQTVLRSQSKYAIAIITLDFAEGTDPYWARQQVNERLSGVMPALPSSASGGIAPMTTPLGESFMFTLHGPLSDMEKRTLLDRVIRPQLRKIEGVADVNALGGLVRTFEVTPNLEALAARGLSLTQLQQAIELNNASDGAGRLNENGESLLIRSDSRVSSLAELGDIIVSNDQGTLIQVKDIAEVHTGALTRYGAVTENGQGEAVQGIVLTLKGANARQVVQHVREHLQEIEKTLPQGTTIEPFYDRGELVNRAIRTVSKTLFEAIILVLILLLLFLGNLRSALVVATVLPLSALSTFLMMRQFGLSANLMSLGGLTIAIGLLVDAAVVVVENIEMQLADAHESEQHSFLPPLNVIYRAVCEVAVPVTAGMIIIMLVFIPLMTLEGLEGKLFSPVALTIVFALSSSLIFSLTVIPVLCSFFLKSQAHHTPFLVAKLEAGYSKVLDASLAHPKKVYVLAGSLLLVAALIFPFIGKSFMPTMDEGDTILQLEKIPSISLQNSIALDLDIQKRILQQVSEVARIVARTGSDELGLDPMGLNETDSFIVLKPQDQWQGKSKEQILEKIRHVLADVPGVNLTFSQPIEMRTSEMLSGVRGDLAVKIFGSDLDKLNDLSKQIASVLQSIEGSEDVMTLENSGVQYQELRIHRDMAVRNQLDSQSIQAQLKMLIEGKEIGTIIEQGRPVPLMMKGDPQLGQSSFELSNIALPIENVAAVPLSSLAEMVKTEGVVKIDRENASRMSVVRANVRDRDLVGFVDEAKQLVTERVKLPPGYSLKWGGQFENQQRAAARLMLVVPAALTIIFFLLFTTLGSVRQAVLVFVNIPFALIGGVLALAMTGEYLSVPASVGFIALMGIAVLNGLVMIGYFNQLISRGVAIEAVVREGAMRRLRPVMMTASIAALGLIPLLFTTGPGAEIQRPLAIVVIGGLISCTMLTLILLPNLFKQFGLARDHHV from the coding sequence ATGTTAAAACGTATCATTGCATTTTCACTGAGCCAGCGCATCCTGATGCTGTTGCTTGGGTTCACTATAAGTGTAGCTGGGTACTTGGCTTTTACCAAACTGCCTATTGATGCTTTTCCGGATGTATCAAGTACTCAGGTTCAGATTGTGATGAAATCACCCGGCATGACTCCAGAGGAAGTGGAAAGCCGGATCGTGATGCCAATCGAACAGGACATGTTAGGAATACCCCATCAAACTGTACTGCGTTCGCAGTCTAAATATGCTATTGCCATCATTACTTTGGATTTTGCCGAAGGCACTGATCCATATTGGGCCAGACAACAGGTCAATGAACGCTTAAGCGGGGTAATGCCAGCACTGCCAAGCAGTGCCTCGGGTGGGATTGCACCGATGACGACACCATTGGGTGAGTCATTTATGTTCACTCTTCATGGACCACTAAGTGATATGGAAAAACGCACCCTGCTTGATCGGGTGATTCGTCCGCAGCTGCGGAAAATTGAAGGGGTCGCGGACGTCAATGCGTTGGGTGGTTTAGTCCGTACTTTTGAAGTTACACCAAATTTGGAAGCATTGGCCGCACGCGGCCTATCTTTGACTCAACTGCAGCAGGCAATTGAACTTAACAATGCCAGTGATGGTGCTGGACGGCTCAATGAAAATGGTGAGTCGCTGCTGATACGCAGTGATAGCCGTGTCAGCAGCTTAGCAGAGTTGGGTGATATTATTGTCTCCAATGATCAGGGAACATTAATACAAGTTAAAGATATCGCTGAGGTACATACTGGTGCGCTTACTCGCTATGGCGCTGTAACTGAAAATGGTCAAGGTGAAGCGGTTCAAGGTATTGTTTTAACTTTAAAAGGTGCTAATGCCCGCCAAGTGGTGCAGCATGTGCGTGAGCATTTGCAAGAAATAGAAAAAACCTTACCGCAGGGTACAACGATAGAACCATTCTATGACCGCGGCGAATTGGTAAATCGAGCCATTCGTACTGTAAGTAAAACCCTGTTTGAAGCCATTATTTTGGTGTTGATTTTACTATTGCTATTTTTGGGTAATCTCAGATCGGCTTTGGTCGTGGCAACAGTTTTACCGCTGTCTGCATTGAGCACTTTTTTAATGATGCGTCAGTTTGGTTTAAGCGCTAATTTAATGTCACTGGGCGGCTTGACGATCGCTATTGGTTTACTGGTTGATGCTGCTGTGGTGGTGGTTGAAAATATAGAAATGCAATTAGCTGATGCACATGAATCAGAGCAGCATTCATTTTTACCCCCGTTAAATGTGATTTATCGTGCTGTCTGTGAAGTTGCAGTACCGGTAACAGCAGGGATGATAATCATTATGCTGGTTTTTATTCCTCTCATGACTCTAGAGGGTTTAGAAGGCAAGCTCTTCTCTCCAGTGGCATTGACTATCGTTTTTGCTCTATCAAGTTCACTGATATTTTCACTTACAGTGATTCCCGTGTTGTGTTCTTTTTTTCTCAAATCACAAGCGCATCACACACCGTTTTTGGTGGCCAAGCTTGAAGCCGGCTATAGCAAAGTTTTGGATGCTAGTTTGGCTCATCCGAAAAAAGTTTATGTCTTGGCAGGCAGTTTATTGTTGGTGGCGGCTCTGATTTTTCCATTCATTGGCAAGTCATTTATGCCGACTATGGATGAGGGGGATACCATTTTACAGCTGGAAAAAATCCCTTCGATTAGCTTGCAGAACTCGATTGCATTGGATTTAGATATCCAAAAACGTATTTTACAACAGGTTTCTGAAGTGGCGCGGATCGTAGCGCGTACAGGTTCGGATGAGTTAGGTCTGGATCCAATGGGCTTAAATGAAACGGACAGTTTCATCGTGCTTAAACCGCAAGATCAGTGGCAGGGGAAAAGCAAGGAACAAATTTTAGAAAAAATTCGTCATGTGCTTGCTGATGTTCCTGGGGTGAATTTAACTTTTAGCCAGCCGATTGAAATGAGAACTTCGGAGATGCTGTCTGGGGTGAGGGGGGATCTAGCGGTCAAAATCTTTGGCAGTGATTTAGATAAACTTAATGATTTATCTAAACAAATCGCGTCAGTATTGCAAAGTATCGAAGGCAGTGAAGATGTAATGACGCTGGAAAATTCGGGGGTGCAATACCAGGAATTACGCATTCACCGTGATATGGCAGTCCGCAATCAGCTGGATAGCCAGAGTATTCAAGCCCAGCTCAAAATGTTAATAGAAGGCAAAGAGATTGGGACGATTATTGAGCAAGGCCGTCCAGTCCCATTGATGATGAAAGGCGATCCCCAGTTGGGACAGTCGAGTTTTGAATTGTCCAATATAGCGTTACCTATTGAAAATGTAGCTGCAGTACCGCTGTCATCTTTGGCCGAAATGGTCAAGACTGAAGGTGTGGTAAAAATTGATCGGGAAAATGCTTCACGAATGTCAGTGGTACGTGCGAATGTTCGTGATCGAGACTTGGTTGGTTTTGTTGATGAAGCCAAACAGTTGGTTACTGAAAGGGTTAAGTTACCCCCAGGTTATTCATTGAAATGGGGTGGTCAGTTTGAGAACCAGCAGCGTGCAGCCGCTCGCTTGATGTTGGTGGTGCCAGCCGCATTAACCATAATTTTCTTTTTACTGTTCACTACCTTGGGTTCTGTGCGCCAAGCGGTCTTGGTCTTTGTCAATATTCCGTTTGCCTTGATTGGCGGGGTGCTGGCTTTAGCTATGACCGGCGAGTATTTATCTGTGCCTGCTTCGGTAGGATTTATCGCACTGATGGGAATTGCCGTGCTTAATGGCTTGGTGATGATTGGTTATTTTAATCAGTTAATTTCCCGTGGCGTTGCGATTGAAGCCGTGGTCCGTGAAGGCGCCATGCGTCGTTTGCGCCCAGTAATGATGACTGCCAGTATTGCAGCCTTAGGTTTGATTCCATTGTTATTTACTACAGGCCCCGGAGCTGAGATCCAGCGCCCATTGGCTATTGTGGTGATTGGGGGGCTGATTTCTTGCACCATGCTGACCCTGATTTTACTTCCCAACCTTTTTAAACAGTTTGGTTTAGCGCGAGATCATCATGTCTGA
- a CDS encoding response regulator, whose amino-acid sequence MRVLLVEDDALLAKATARGLDQAGFVVDIAGTAEHAYHFLGSYHYHFILLDLGLPDRNGIEILKSLRRKRNKAGIIILTAQDQIEDRIAGLEAGADDFVVKPYDLHEVVARIHAVLRRISGEVSDLILIGNISINKASKRVLLDQVEVELTHKEFHLLELLTLNRGRVISRENIENSFYTYDADISSNVVQVYIHNLRRKLGKNIVRTVQGFGYVMDEQH is encoded by the coding sequence ATGAGGGTTTTATTGGTTGAAGATGATGCCTTATTGGCTAAAGCTACTGCACGCGGTTTAGATCAAGCCGGTTTTGTGGTGGATATAGCTGGTACGGCAGAGCATGCATATCATTTTTTAGGAAGTTATCATTACCACTTTATCTTACTTGACTTAGGCTTGCCTGACCGTAACGGGATTGAAATTTTAAAATCGCTGCGCCGAAAAAGAAATAAAGCTGGAATCATTATCCTTACCGCCCAAGACCAAATCGAAGACCGTATCGCTGGCTTAGAAGCGGGTGCAGATGATTTTGTGGTTAAACCTTATGATCTGCATGAGGTCGTGGCGCGGATCCATGCAGTACTTCGCCGTATTTCAGGTGAAGTCAGTGATTTGATTTTAATTGGCAATATTAGTATTAACAAGGCCAGTAAACGAGTGCTGTTAGATCAGGTTGAAGTTGAGTTGACCCATAAAGAATTTCACTTGTTGGAGTTGCTTACCTTAAACCGTGGCCGTGTGATCTCACGTGAAAATATAGAAAACTCATTTTATACTTATGATGCTGATATTAGCAGTAATGTGGTGCAAGTATATATCCATAATTTGCGCCGTAAGCTGGGTAAAAATATCGTACGCACAGTACAAGGCTTTGGATATGTCATGGATGAGCAGCATTAA
- a CDS encoding TauD/TfdA family dioxygenase yields MNMKQAVMSADEKELLLKSARKEIKAALTENGWVLLRNENYDVASFSQLMALLCQKLTYDPARENITQQSQKVDAGTHAVGLHIENGTTPLPPDIIAFFSALSASQGSQTTVCDGHLVWLNLPDSLKEKFSAPMTISRYLPKNIWQKYVAAALNIKMPEETTWNDLQRFADMIPGQSISPAENGGIEYGLQVNMIRHDNLKGIPAFANTLLGPSYNYQKPRYHFADGSEISPDLILELAGLCEKFTAEINWQDGDLAIIDNKRFMHGRREILVPLENRKLYISMGLGMNHNF; encoded by the coding sequence ATGAATATGAAACAAGCTGTGATGAGTGCGGATGAGAAAGAGCTTCTTCTAAAGTCTGCAAGAAAAGAAATCAAAGCCGCTTTAACCGAAAACGGCTGGGTTCTGCTGAGGAATGAAAACTATGACGTGGCCAGTTTCAGCCAGCTGATGGCATTATTATGCCAAAAGCTGACTTACGACCCGGCGCGTGAAAATATCACGCAGCAATCGCAAAAAGTGGATGCAGGCACTCACGCTGTAGGGCTGCATATTGAAAATGGAACTACGCCATTGCCGCCGGATATTATTGCCTTTTTCAGTGCATTAAGCGCTTCGCAGGGTTCTCAGACTACGGTATGCGATGGTCACTTGGTTTGGCTGAACTTGCCGGATAGCTTAAAGGAAAAATTTTCAGCGCCGATGACGATCAGCCGGTATTTGCCCAAAAATATTTGGCAAAAATATGTTGCAGCAGCTTTGAATATCAAGATGCCTGAAGAGACGACCTGGAATGATTTGCAGCGTTTTGCAGACATGATTCCCGGCCAAAGCATCAGCCCTGCAGAAAATGGCGGAATTGAATATGGCTTACAGGTGAATATGATCCGGCATGATAATTTAAAGGGCATTCCTGCATTTGCAAATACATTATTAGGGCCATCCTATAATTATCAAAAACCGCGCTACCATTTTGCTGATGGCTCGGAAATCAGCCCGGATTTAATTTTAGAACTGGCCGGCCTCTGTGAAAAATTTACTGCTGAAATTAATTGGCAGGACGGTGATCTGGCCATTATTGACAATAAGCGCTTTATGCACGGCAGGCGTGAAATTCTTGTCCCGCTGGAAAACCGGAAGCTGTACATCAGCATGGGCCTAGGAATGAATCATAACTTTTAA
- a CDS encoding TolC family protein, with protein sequence MKLDINTQPALLSKALRLLGLGCCFVMASTVSAESHLDMVLPPFDAVKQSLAQHPSVRAAASDQNFAGFAGQGLKLGQHPWTATAGMQLRKTDAQPDQQQSNSYEPSFGIEKQIRLPNKYRLDQDLAQRGLSIAELKYEDAKHEVAQGLLNNWFAYMRCTLQLTRLQEQLVQIQKYMQTTEQRIRAGDAPRLELMLLSNEYRQVEEKYVQAKAAYYQAQQLLARDYQGKIPDQWSADIIQLSQLQYSQAEWVQQILSTNHELELVRMQAKQQHILLKREQLNKLPDPTIGLGYSREQSGAENLIGITVSIPFAGRHVRIASGMAAAEAHKADIEIIRVENRLRQEAQYWSTQMESATVRSTKAQQNLAQLQQQHSLMQKAYKLGELSLNELLLHSQQLIEARSRVDQSKVDYAESLSMLLLNSHQLWPFHDDHEVKF encoded by the coding sequence ATGAAATTAGATATCAATACTCAACCGGCCTTGCTCAGCAAGGCTTTACGTTTACTTGGACTAGGCTGCTGTTTTGTTATGGCTTCAACTGTATCAGCCGAGTCGCATCTAGATATGGTGCTGCCGCCATTCGATGCAGTAAAACAGAGTCTGGCACAGCATCCTAGTGTGCGCGCAGCAGCTTCTGATCAAAATTTTGCTGGCTTTGCCGGACAGGGGCTGAAATTGGGACAGCATCCATGGACAGCCACAGCAGGGATGCAATTGCGTAAGACGGATGCACAGCCAGATCAGCAGCAGTCCAACAGCTATGAACCCAGTTTTGGCATAGAAAAACAAATTCGGTTGCCCAATAAGTATAGGCTTGATCAGGATCTGGCCCAGCGTGGTCTAAGTATTGCCGAGTTAAAATATGAAGATGCCAAACATGAAGTAGCCCAAGGCTTGTTGAACAATTGGTTTGCTTATATGCGTTGTACTTTGCAGCTGACACGGCTGCAGGAGCAGTTGGTTCAAATTCAGAAATATATGCAGACGACTGAACAGCGTATTCGTGCCGGAGACGCACCGCGACTGGAGTTGATGTTGTTGAGCAACGAATATCGGCAGGTTGAAGAGAAATATGTGCAAGCTAAGGCTGCCTATTATCAAGCTCAGCAATTATTGGCCCGTGATTATCAAGGCAAGATTCCTGACCAGTGGAGCGCCGATATTATACAGCTTAGCCAGTTGCAATATAGCCAAGCTGAGTGGGTACAGCAAATATTGTCAACGAATCATGAGTTGGAGCTAGTGCGGATGCAGGCTAAACAGCAGCATATTTTATTGAAAAGAGAGCAGCTCAATAAGCTTCCTGATCCAACTATTGGCTTGGGCTATAGTAGAGAGCAATCTGGCGCTGAAAACCTAATAGGGATAACCGTTTCAATACCATTTGCTGGCCGGCATGTGCGTATAGCCTCGGGAATGGCAGCAGCAGAGGCACATAAAGCTGATATAGAGATAATACGCGTGGAAAATCGTTTGCGCCAAGAAGCACAATATTGGTCTACTCAAATGGAGTCTGCAACTGTGAGGAGTACTAAGGCGCAGCAAAACTTGGCACAGTTGCAGCAACAGCATTCTCTGATGCAAAAAGCCTATAAACTGGGTGAGTTAAGTTTAAATGAACTTTTATTGCATTCACAGCAGTTGATTGAAGCACGCAGCCGAGTCGATCAGAGCAAAGTTGATTATGCTGAGAGCCTCAGCATGCTCTTGCTCAATTCACATCAATTGTGGCCTTTTCATGATGATCATGAGGTTAAATTTTAA
- a CDS encoding efflux RND transporter periplasmic adaptor subunit translates to MGQQVSVLRSKKLLFAIGALVLVSLGLLWGSTVLSNKNKAAQAKAEDELPEASISSDASGSQILISSKQIQQAGIQLQTLGPAAADVQTRLVLQGQAQWSPESKVVLTSPVSGVVQQVLVQPLADVARHSNVLAVHSPNLIQIQNDILQIRAQQQLAQQNLARERSLYVEGIIAEKRVQEAQNQVQRFNIDLSAKQRMLQFMGGSSANGLNPVVYVKSPANGSVESLQVSVGQYVETGTVLGQLVNSDLPLQLLLQASLADSKYIHAGDKVKVEGCEITGYVQKVAPALTGNTQTQNVLVQMDAKDSCLREQQFVKAHIQSYTPTVIAAWSVPSAAVALKDGKHMIFIKNKSGFSTMSVNLIGVNQQQSHIAAAALRPEMQFAVSGVERLKAVWSGFGAEQAPAVSSVAAN, encoded by the coding sequence GTGGGTCAGCAAGTTAGTGTACTGCGTTCAAAAAAACTGTTATTTGCAATCGGCGCATTAGTCCTAGTCAGCCTTGGGCTGTTGTGGGGAAGCACTGTGTTGTCTAATAAGAACAAGGCAGCTCAAGCTAAAGCGGAAGATGAACTTCCAGAAGCTTCGATCAGCAGTGATGCTTCAGGCAGTCAAATTCTCATTTCTTCAAAGCAAATCCAGCAAGCAGGTATCCAGCTGCAAACTTTAGGGCCAGCCGCGGCGGATGTGCAAACAAGACTCGTTTTACAAGGTCAGGCACAGTGGTCACCAGAGAGTAAGGTTGTGCTAACCAGCCCGGTGTCAGGGGTCGTACAGCAGGTATTGGTGCAGCCTTTGGCTGACGTTGCACGCCATAGCAATGTATTGGCTGTGCATAGCCCGAATTTAATTCAGATTCAAAATGACATATTGCAAATTCGTGCCCAGCAACAACTTGCACAGCAAAACCTAGCACGAGAACGAAGCTTATATGTAGAGGGAATCATTGCTGAAAAGCGGGTGCAAGAAGCACAAAATCAAGTACAGCGGTTCAATATTGACTTGAGTGCAAAGCAGCGAATGCTGCAGTTTATGGGAGGTAGTAGCGCGAATGGTTTAAATCCGGTGGTTTATGTTAAAAGCCCAGCCAACGGTAGCGTAGAAAGTTTACAGGTGTCTGTGGGTCAGTATGTCGAAACTGGCACAGTACTTGGACAATTGGTTAATAGCGATTTACCGCTGCAGCTGCTGCTGCAAGCCAGTTTGGCTGACAGCAAATATATTCATGCTGGGGATAAAGTCAAAGTTGAGGGCTGTGAAATCACAGGCTATGTTCAAAAGGTTGCGCCAGCGCTTACCGGCAACACTCAAACTCAAAATGTCTTGGTGCAAATGGATGCAAAAGACAGCTGCTTACGGGAACAGCAATTTGTAAAAGCTCATATTCAAAGTTATACCCCAACAGTAATTGCTGCATGGTCTGTGCCAAGTGCTGCGGTGGCCTTAAAAGATGGCAAGCATATGATATTTATCAAAAATAAAAGTGGTTTTTCTACTATGTCAGTTAACCTGATTGGTGTCAATCAACAGCAAAGTCATATTGCAGCTGCCGCATTAAGGCCAGAAATGCAGTTTGCGGTTAGCGGTGTAGAGCGCCTCAAGGCAGTGTGGTCTGGCTTTGGTGCAGAGCAAGCGCCAGCTGTCAGCAGTGTTGCAGCAAATTGA
- a CDS encoding cytochrome b, which translates to MENIYPKPIIIMHWITFFLVATVYLTGGNPTTTGLLGQIHVIGGISIFILFFIRLVFVFVYKKSIPQNKIINQYQKNLFKIVRFSLYLSLCVVPIAGWLALSSFTDNFKVSFLNLPLLSSVRDVQYIGELHELLGNAFIAIVGLHASAALMHHFIFKDNVLKSMLFNRNK; encoded by the coding sequence ATGGAGAATATCTATCCAAAACCGATAATAATAATGCATTGGATTACATTTTTTTTGGTTGCAACTGTGTATTTGACTGGTGGAAATCCAACAACAACGGGCTTGCTTGGGCAGATTCATGTCATAGGTGGGATATCAATCTTTATTTTATTTTTCATTAGGTTAGTTTTTGTTTTTGTCTATAAGAAAAGTATTCCTCAAAATAAAATAATTAATCAATATCAAAAAAATCTATTTAAAATTGTTAGATTTTCTCTTTACTTAAGTTTATGTGTTGTTCCAATCGCTGGTTGGCTTGCATTATCAAGTTTTACTGATAATTTCAAAGTATCATTTTTAAACTTGCCACTTTTAAGCAGTGTTAGAGATGTTCAATATATTGGTGAATTGCATGAGCTTTTAGGCAATGCTTTTATTGCAATTGTAGGATTACATGCCAGTGCTGCATTAATGCACCATTTTATTTTCAAAGATAATGTATTGAAAAGTATGCTCTTTAATCGAAATAAGTGA
- a CDS encoding SDR family oxidoreductase: MSNLTAVIVGATGGIGQAIANTLGKKGINLVLSGRNEGMLKEMQAKLAKSYPSIKLNCLCCDISKPESRQHFIQALALMNTPINYYINNAGINDFALFSDQQDAMIERMMMVNVAYPLELIQQVIPLMSAVNPSQIINIGSTFGSIGYPGYVSYCASKFALRGATEALAREYCTTAIKFRYFSPRATSTAMNSPAVIQMNQQLGVQMDSPELVAEELYNFLQRDQQSYQVGYPEKIFVKVNQLLPHVVSGSIEKNISTIQHYAKSCNET; encoded by the coding sequence ATGTCTAATTTAACAGCTGTGATTGTTGGGGCAACAGGGGGCATTGGCCAAGCCATTGCAAATACTTTAGGAAAAAAAGGCATTAACCTTGTTTTATCGGGCAGGAATGAAGGCATGCTCAAAGAGATGCAGGCTAAACTTGCGAAGAGCTATCCAAGCATCAAGTTAAACTGCTTATGCTGTGACATATCCAAACCGGAAAGCCGTCAGCATTTTATACAGGCGCTGGCCCTAATGAATACGCCGATCAACTATTATATTAATAATGCCGGAATAAATGATTTTGCTTTATTCTCAGATCAGCAGGATGCAATGATTGAAAGAATGATGATGGTAAACGTAGCGTATCCGCTGGAACTGATTCAGCAAGTTATCCCGCTGATGTCGGCAGTGAACCCCAGTCAAATTATCAATATTGGCTCCACTTTCGGAAGCATTGGCTATCCTGGCTATGTCAGCTACTGCGCGAGTAAATTTGCACTCAGGGGAGCAACAGAAGCGCTTGCGCGGGAATACTGCACAACGGCGATTAAGTTCAGATATTTCTCTCCCCGCGCTACCAGCACAGCAATGAATAGCCCTGCGGTGATTCAGATGAATCAGCAATTGGGAGTGCAAATGGACAGCCCTGAGCTGGTTGCAGAAGAGTTATATAATTTTCTTCAGCGTGATCAGCAGTCTTATCAGGTTGGTTATCCAGAAAAGATATTTGTAAAAGTGAATCAACTTTTACCTCATGTAGTCTCAGGCTCTATTGAGAAAAATATATCCACAATCCAGCATTATGCAAAATCCTGCAATGAGACATGA
- a CDS encoding DUF3240 family protein: MSEMCQLSINVSIDIAEELMSHLWLIPELVTGCTCVPARGFGSRQHYRNIQEKIRGATERNMILLIVPEASVSLILAHINQKFKSNDCLYWVLPTITFGYVGQGASD, from the coding sequence ATGTCTGAAATGTGCCAACTCTCTATTAATGTATCGATTGATATTGCTGAAGAATTGATGAGCCATTTATGGCTAATTCCGGAGTTGGTTACAGGTTGTACCTGTGTGCCAGCACGAGGCTTTGGCAGCCGTCAGCATTATCGCAATATTCAAGAAAAAATTCGTGGTGCGACGGAACGTAATATGATCTTGCTGATTGTACCGGAAGCCTCAGTGTCACTGATCTTGGCGCATATTAATCAAAAATTTAAATCAAATGATTGTTTATATTGGGTTTTACCAACTATTACCTTTGGCTATGTTGGTCAAGGAGCATCTGACTGA